The proteins below come from a single Zonotrichia leucophrys gambelii isolate GWCS_2022_RI chromosome 3, RI_Zleu_2.0, whole genome shotgun sequence genomic window:
- the IFNGR1 gene encoding interferon gamma receptor 1, with amino-acid sequence MRVPLSLLAVAALLAPRRSAASQEEQPPAVPSPTGVVVTSENFKTVLHWQYPPISETPHFIVEIKPYNLGEYKEVSTCVNTSAHFCDVSEEICEPYSSHWLKVKAVVGSEQSEYVETNEFILQKHGKIGPPKLNISRHGDEIMVDIHHPVFPLSCIDIYSSLGYLVTVRNSKNETEEFEDDNCTMHKCSLKIPILPESSTYCVSAKANFDFLIFGTPSEEICTPVPLRQTLSTHDIIILCVVIGILTVIPTVYCGCKKLRKNNIQLPKSLVSVMRNLNTGALMGPRSEGKYMSVISAHSELPVNGEVTLLVIEPKEQTVSPVSSCDGESSVPSPEAPAKAEEVPVQESTEEVSFDADEQNCEGKESYFISNSSQMDICSKSSGSEIATTETQQTVVPSSCFKFSGYDKPHVPLDMLMIDVGEEQPVNAYRPTE; translated from the exons ATGCGGGTGCCgctgtccctcctggctgtggcGGCGCTGCTGGCGCCCCGCCGGAGCGCGGCTTCCCAAGAGGAGCAGCCTCCCGCAG TGCCTTCACCAACGGGAGTTGTAGTAACATCTGAAAATTTCAAAACAGTTTTGCATTGGCAGTACCCACCTATTTCTGAAACTCCTCATTTTATTGTGGAAATCAAGCCTTACAA TTTAGGTGAATATAAGGAGGTCTCAACCTGTGTGAACACTTCAGCTCATTTTTGTGATGTCTCAGAGGAAATATGTGAACCTTATTCATCTCATTGGCTTAAAGTTAAAGCTGTTGTTGGGTCAGAACAGTCTGAATATGTTGAGACAAATGAGTTTATTTTGCAAAAGCATG GAAAAATAGGACCACCAAAACTGAACATCTCAAGACATGGTGATGAAATCATGGTTGATATTCACCATCCTGTATTCCCTCTTTCTTGTATTGACATTTATTCGTCTCTTGGCTACTTGGTGACTGTTCGGAATAGTAAAAATGAG ACTGAAGAGTTCGAAGATGACAACTGTACAATGCATAAGTGTAGCCTCAAAATTCCAATCCTTCCTGAAAGTTCCACTTACTGTGTTTCAGCAAAAGCAAATTTTGATTTTCTGATATTTGGCACTCCATCAGAGGAAATTTGCACTCCTGTTCCTCTCAGGCAGACACTGA GTACACATGATATCATCATTCTGTGTGTTGTTATTGGGATCTTGACGGTAATACCGACAGTATATTGTGGCTGCAAGAAACTAAGGAAAAACAACATACAGCTGCCTAAGTCTTTG gTCAGTGTGATGAGAAACCTGAACACGGGTGCCCTAATGGGACCAAGATCAGAGGGGAAGTATATGTCTGTGATATCAGCCCACTCGGAGCTACCAGTGAATGGTGAAGTAACCTTGCTGGTGATAGAGCCAAAAGAACAAACTGTTAGTCCTGTCAGTTCCTGTGATGGAGAATCTTCTGTCCCTTCCCCAGAGGCACCAGCCAAAGCAGAAGAGGTGCCTGTGCAGGAAAGCACAGAGGAGGTCTCTTTTGATGCTGATGAACAGAATTGTGAAGGAAAAGAGAGTTACTTCATTTCTAACAGTAGCCAAATGGATATTTGCAGTAAGTCTTCAGGGTCAGAGATTGCTaccacagaaacacagcaaacagTGGTTCCAAGCAGCTGCTTCAAGTTTTCTGGCTATGACAAGCCTCATGTTCCATTGGATATGCTGATGATAGATGTTGGTGAAGAGCAGCCTGTGAATGCTTACAGGCCAACTGAGTAG